From Juglans regia cultivar Chandler chromosome 6, Walnut 2.0, whole genome shotgun sequence, the proteins below share one genomic window:
- the LOC108982202 gene encoding uncharacterized protein LOC108982202, with the protein MASSSHKSNQDYKLKAGEDEGGDWLELGLGLGFGTGCRKVEAEQRSNPVSGHLTSAAASSSSSLPLQTNQQIGLGLGLELRSGLGLGFENEGVRHVGLLAPSISNYQDLVWPDHCYHYNQYYDNDEDHYNGVVQPSWPWHSDPAGALLGLHDLQMPVPNDSHNYFTRRPHSGLWFSLRSSTNRDGEALPQIPKAYIRVKDENVTVFMVKKYLVTKLGLSNEAEIDISCMGQNLLHTQTLKEVRDAVWVPRLLESVNSTILSLEDYSLDMSSKHLMSLHYERRSY; encoded by the exons ATGGCCTCTTCTTCTCACAAATCCAACCAAGATTACAAGCTAAAAGCAGGAGAAGATGAAGGAGGAGACTGGCTTGAGCTCGGGTTAGGCTTAGGCTTTGGAACAGGTTGCAGGAAAGTGGAAGCTGAGCAAAGATCAAACCCAGTTTCAGGCCATCTAACATCAGCAgcagcatcttcttcttcttcactacCCTTGCAAACCAACCAGCAGATAGGGTTAGGATTAGGGTTAGAGTTACGGTCTGGTTTAGGTTTAGGGTTTGAAAACGAGGGTGTCAGGCATGTGGGTTTACTGGCGCCGTCTATTAGTAATTATCAGGACTTGGTGTGGCCAGATCattgttatcattataatcAGTACTATGATAACGATGAGGATCATTATAATGGTGTAGTGCAGCCATCATGGCCATGGCACTCGGATCCAGCTGGTGCCCTACTTGGCCTGCATGACTTGCAAATGCCGGTTCCCAATGATTCTCATAATTACTTCACCAGAAGACCCCATTCTGGCTTGTGGTTTTCCCTCCGCTCCTCAACTAACCG GGATGGGGAAGCGTTGCCTCAAATACCAAAGGCGTATATTAGAGTGAA GGACGAGAACGTGACGGTTTTCATGGTTAAAAAGTACCTGGTTACAAAGCTTGGTCTCTCCAACGAGGCGGAG ATTGATATATCCTGCATGGGGCAGAATTTGTTGCATACACAAACCTTGAAAGAAGTAAGGGATGCAGTTTGGGTTCCTAGACTGTTAGAATCTGTAAATTCAACAATATTGTCACTTGAGGACTACTCCCTTGACATGTCTTCAAAACATTTGATGTCTTTACATTATGAAAGAAGATCATATTAA